A part of Cannabis sativa cultivar Pink pepper isolate KNU-18-1 chromosome 6, ASM2916894v1, whole genome shotgun sequence genomic DNA contains:
- the LOC115724829 gene encoding probable galactinol--sucrose galactosyltransferase 6, producing MKMVSNSRYSTFCRTINTNPFFHFPIFKSSIAYFPHNRLSKPSSTFGFGNSRFNSRRALSVSASEEKDLTFTTAPKRKFFRKEKVKEVKKMTIKPAVRIVDGNLIVKNRTILTGVPDNVISTSGSDSGPVEGVFVGAVFGSENSRQVIPLGTLREVRFMACFRFKLWWMAQKMGDKGSEIPLETQFLLVETKEGSHLEPDGSDGDGENQIVYTVFLPLVEGPFRACLQGNQQDQLELCLESGDVETKAASFTHSLFIHAGTDPFAAVSEAVKAVKIHLKTFRQRHEKKIPGIVDYFGWCTWDAFYQEVTQEGVEAGIKSLSEGGTPPKFVIIDDGWQSVAEDVKNENENGSNDVEELPRLTGIKENSKFQNKDDPSTGIKDIVEIAKKKHGVKYVYVWHAITGYWGGVKPGVKEMEGYDSVMKYPMVSKGVVENEPVWKTDRMAVKGLGLVNPKNVYRFYNELHSYLASAGVDGVKVDVQCILETLGAGLGGRVELTRQYHQALDASVARNFPDNGIIACMSHNTDALYCSKQTAIVRASDDFFPRDPMSHTIHIAAVSYNSVFLGEIMQPDWDMFHSLHPAGDYHASARALSGGPIYVSDAPGKHNFELLRKLVLPDGSILRPLLPGRPTRDCLFSDPARDGASLLKIWNMNKYTGVLGVYNCQGAAWSSAERKNVFHQTTSDAITGYVRSRDVHFIADAATEPGWKGECAIYCFSSGDLIALPYNAAMPVSLKVLEHDIFTITPIKVLAPGVSFAPLGLVNMYNAGGAIEGLRYEAKSEVQNGEEVVGLAHIEVKGCGKFGAYSSAKPRRCFVDSQVVDFVYDSSSGLVTLSLDSMPEEDRRVHDVEVEI from the exons atgaaaatggtgTCAAATTCGCGCTATAGTACCTTCTGTAGGACTATAAATACGAACCCATTTTTTCACTTTCCCATATTCAAATCCTCAATTGCATACTTTCCCCATAATCGTCTTTCGAAACCATCGTCAACTTTTG GTTTTGGAAATTCCAGATTTAATTCACGTCGAGCATTGTCTGTTTCTGCTTCGGAG GAAAAAGATCTAACATTTACCACAGCACCCAAAAGAAAGTTCTTCaggaaagaaaaagtaaaagaagTTAAAAAAATGACGATCAAACCGGCAGTTCGGATCGTCGACGGGAACTTGATCGTGAAGAACCGGACAATCTTGACTGGAGTACCGGATAATGTGATATCAACGTCCGGTTCGGATTCTGGTCCGGTCGAGGGTGTCTTTGTAGGAGCCGTATTCGGTTCAGAGAACAGTAGACAAGTAATTCCATTGGGTACTTTACGAGAGGTCCGATTCATGGCTTGTTTCCGGTTCAAGCTATGGTGGATGGCTCAGAAGATGGGTGACAAAGGTAGCGAGATTCCACTTGAGACCCAATTCTTATTGGTCGAAACCAAAGAAGGGTCTCATCTAGAACCGGACGGCAGCGACGGCGATGGCGAGAACCAGATCGTCTACACCGTTTTCCTACCCTTAGTCGAAGGACCCTTCAGGGCTTGTTTACAAGGCAACCAACAGGACCAACTCGAGCTCTGTTTAGAGAGCGGTGACGTGGAGACCAAAGCGGCTTCGTTTACACACTCGCTCTTCATCCATGCCGGAACTGACCCCTTTGCCGCCGTCAGCGAAGCCGTTAAGGCAGTGAAAATTCACCTCAAGACTTTCCGACAACGGCACGAGAAGAAAATCCCCGGAATCGTTGACTATTTCGGATGGTGTACTTGGGATGCTTTCTACCAAGAAGTGACCCAAGAAGGTGTCGAAGCTGGGATTAAGTCTCTATCCGAAGGTGGGACACCTCCGAAATTTGTGATAATCGATGATGGGTGGCAGTCGGTCGCCGAGGACGTGAAAAACGAGAATGAAAATGGGTCAAACGACGTGGAGGAGTTGCCTCGTTTAACTGGAATCAAAGAAAACTCCAAATTTCAGAACAAGGATGATCCCAGTACTGGGATCAAGGACATAGTTGAAATAGCTAAGAAGAAACATGGGGTTAAGTACGTTTATGTATGGCACGCCATTACCGGTTACTGGGGTGGCGTTAAGCCTGGTGTGAAGGAGATGGAAGGGTATGATTCAGTCATGAAGTACCCAATGGTGTCAAAAGGGGTCGTGGAGAATGAACCCGTTTGGAAAACTGATAGGATGGCTGTTAAGGGTCTTGGACTTGTGAACCCCAAAAATGTTTACAGGTTTTATAACGAACTTCATAGCTATTTAGCTTCAGCTGGTGTTGATGGTGTTAAGGTGGATGTTCAGTGCATATTGGAGACCCTTGGAGCAGGATTGGGAGGTCGAGTTGAGCTTACTCGACAGTACCATCAAGCTTTGGATGCTTCGGTGGCTCGAAACTTTCCTGATAATGGCATCATCGCTTGTATGAGCCACAACACAGATGCTCTGTACTG TTCGAAGCAAACGGCAATAGTGAGAGCCTCAGATGATTTCTTTCCACGAGACCCAATGTCTCACACCATTCACATAGCGGCTGTGTCCTATAACAGTGTCTTCTTGGGTGAGATAATGCAGCCTGATTGGGACATGTTCCACTCGCTACATCCAGCCGGAGACTACCACGCCTCTGCCAGAGCCTTAAGTGGTGGCCCCATTTATGTTAG TGATGCGCCTGGGAAACACAACTTCGAGCTTTTAAGGAAGCTTGTTTTACCAGATGGATCAATTCTCAGGCCACTTTTGCCAGGCCGGCCGACCAGGGACTGCTTGTTTTCTGACCCTGCCAGGGACGGAGCCAG CTTGTTGAAAATATGGAACATGAACAAGTATACCGGAGTACTCGGGGTTTACAATTGCCAAGGTGCTGCATGGAGCAGCGCCGAGAGAAAGAACGTGTTCCACCAAACAACATCAGACGCCATCACTGGCTATGTCCGAAGCCGAGATGTCCACTTCATTGCTGATGCTGCAACTGAGCCTGGCTGGAAAGGCGAATGCGCCATCTATTGCTTCAGCTCTGGCGACCTCATCGCTCTTCCTTACAATGCTGCCATGCCCGTCTCTCTTAAAGTCCTCGAGCATGACATATTTACCATCACTCCCATCAAAGTTTTAGCTCCTGGAGTTAGTTTTGCTCCTTTGGGACTTGTTAACATGTACAATGCTGGTGGGGCCATCGAAGGATTGAGATACGAAGCTAAGAGTGAGGTGCAGAATGGTGAAGAGGTTGTGGGATTAGCTCATATTGAGGTCAAAGGGTGTGGGAAGTTTGGAGCTTATTCTTCCGCTAAGCCGAGGAGGTGTTTTGTGGACTCTCAGGTGGTTGATTTTGTCTATGATTCATCTTCTGGTTTGGTGACTTTAAGCTTAGATAGTATGCCAGAGGAGGATCGTAGAGTTCATGATGTTGAGGTTGAGATATAA
- the LOC115724859 gene encoding uncharacterized protein LOC115724859 has translation MDMTPFKKDIDELIAEFVEDESTNLAEMKRVWLSRKFSYIYEATPPSNVAFFIQSLYAHSIGYISSTSSLSRRLGGLYCLYCLHETQPFKPPFKIYLSLEELKKLRNLVVTAKENGVKVAPSVVKKMLEKNMFFFGFLDMNEGPVAETVNHLTELQNARVQVAYRELFADNRLQDLLHLDMGKEVDVNVLNKMSTEYAEAKKLAISEASEVVDIRNIEHIAEDEKSVGNIVEKITGEWDVQKEQFRQQTGILQQHPEDHDEQEQQLLLQNGDNFDLELEQLLSET, from the exons ATGGATATGACACCTTTCAAGAAGGACATCGATGAGCTTATAGCTGAGTTCGTTGAG GATGAATCAACTAATTTGGCAGAGATGAAAAGGGTATGGCTTTCAAGGAAATTCTCATACATATATGAGGCAACTCCTCCTTCCAACGTGGCCTTCTTCATCCAATCATTGTATGCCCATTCCATTG GTTATATAAGCAGTACAAGTTCTTTATCGAGGAGACTTGGGGGGCTCTATTGTCTTTACTGCCTTCACGAGACTCAACCTTTCAAACCTCCTTTCAAAATTTATCTTTCGCTTG AAGAGCTGAAAAAACTTAGGAACCTTGTTGTTACTGCCAAAGAAAATGGTGTAAAGGTTGCTCCTTCTGTGGTGAAAAAAATGCTAGAAAAGAACATGTTCTTCTTTGGGTTTCTTGACATGAATGAAGGGCCTGTTGCAGAGACGGTTAACCACCTCACAGAATTACAGAATGCTCGTGTTCAAGTTGCATACAGGGA GTTATTTGCTGATAATAGGCTTCAAGACTTACTCCATTTGGACATG GGTAAGGAAGTTGATGTAAATGTGCTCAATAAAATGTCTACAGAATACGCAGAAGCTAAGAAGCTAGCTATTAGCG AGGCCAGTGAGGTCGTGGACATTCGCAACATAGAGCACATTGCAGAAGATGAAAAGTCAGTTGGAAATATAGTTGAGAAAATTACTGGAGAATGGGATGTCCAGAAGGAACAATTTCGCCAGCAAACAGGGATACTTCAACAACATCCGGAAGACCATGATGAACAGGAGCAACAACTATTGCTTCAAAATGGCGATAACTTTGACCTGGAGCTTGAACAGCTGCTGTCTGAAACATAA